A stretch of the Pantoea nemavictus genome encodes the following:
- a CDS encoding ATP-binding protein has translation MLRKLLNSGIALVLLSLLATAVSAASTPLTLVPRSEVITTQVKFDAPITRWLAQHPTLKVGVWGPDQPPIYLSVDPTTYEGLAADYIHVLERALDVKVEVHRFASPADAQAALAAGSIDLLSAYNADLYPSDNIVPSLPWLLDHSVLLLRDKEPANSPLNLTGRTLNYIADYSRASELAQAYPDASIKPELSYINAVSAVAWGQSDATWINRSTADFIIRNGFATKFRIIQSPVLSNLNLSFGVSKSNPLLLRAINESLNRIPLASRIGIANRWGLTSDNVIKANPLALTAEEQNWLRTHPEITVLFNATTAPNAFINKEGKLNGVVVDLMNTLASRYGMKFNFIAAHGRAEMIRLGQQHPDALYAVVPMTADYQTTWNVLTTRPYLMTPVVLMVNATSPTLSSLTAMRGRKIAVTQFNPITPWLQQHYPDIAIVTNPSVEMGYAMMKKGEVDGVVTTQFDANYLLASDPERGFKIGIRLGDDIARIAMAANPDNPLLVSIMNKALLDLPPESLQRINAHWQPKNNVLRQPSWRDWQGVIVKVAACIVLVVALLLLWTRHIHRISRQRESARRALADQLAFVRTLIDASPIALYVMDREKRLVHSNPALRQALNAGEDKTLAEYLLESDHLDEQVKDRLRTIIKRVMTDGVPEVYEGPLKLNNAICFVHHWIVPWRDTNNEVVGVIGGWLDISEKEKLVNDLRSAKDEADLANQSKSVFLSSMSHEIRTPMNAIIGLLELEVNEHQQQGINNENVRVAWESAKSLLLLIGDILDLSKIESGTYELRPSCIDVPQLVSSVVNLFENRAREKDLELTLEVELEHTTYLLDPLMINQLVSNLVSNAIKFTDSGSVTVSVYQSQEVNDGRSDLVIDVTDTGPGLTSEQQERIFAPFVQVEGRKARLGTGLGLSICRRLAELMGGELQVESEPGEGASFLFYFSAEACAAETIALSADDDERSMHVLIVDDHSPNRLLLTQQLEMMGHQVIAAESGEQALEILHSGVAVDLITTDVTMPGMDGFELTRHIRQLELQHNKAPKPILGLTAHAQSSVVDKCREAGMNECLFKPVRSAQLHDAVNRLMGRSAFTPVKDIISDDQKRLQALKFLHEEVIRTNRSDLHKLTKMVESGDRLQIAKMAHRLLGGARIMQRNELEEACALLENISQDESCTISDFREALIAITERVDELERQLTADGE, from the coding sequence ATGCTGCGAAAACTTCTTAACTCAGGAATTGCCTTGGTGCTATTAAGCCTGCTGGCCACTGCGGTATCAGCGGCTTCCACACCTCTGACGTTAGTTCCACGCAGCGAGGTCATCACTACGCAGGTTAAATTTGATGCGCCCATCACCCGTTGGCTGGCTCAGCATCCAACCTTAAAAGTGGGCGTTTGGGGCCCCGATCAGCCGCCGATTTATTTGAGCGTGGATCCCACAACCTATGAAGGCTTAGCGGCAGATTACATCCATGTGCTGGAACGCGCGCTAGATGTCAAAGTTGAAGTGCATCGCTTTGCCAGCCCTGCAGACGCGCAGGCCGCATTAGCGGCGGGCAGCATCGATTTACTCAGCGCCTACAATGCCGATTTGTACCCAAGCGACAACATCGTTCCCAGCCTGCCCTGGTTGCTGGATCACTCGGTATTGTTGTTACGCGATAAAGAGCCAGCGAACTCGCCGCTGAACTTAACGGGACGTACGCTGAACTATATTGCCGATTACAGTCGCGCTTCGGAGCTGGCGCAGGCTTATCCGGATGCCAGTATCAAACCCGAATTAAGCTACATCAATGCCGTTTCTGCCGTGGCGTGGGGGCAAAGCGACGCGACCTGGATTAATCGCTCAACCGCCGATTTCATTATCCGGAATGGTTTCGCGACTAAGTTCCGAATTATTCAAAGCCCGGTACTCAGTAATCTCAATCTCTCGTTTGGCGTGAGTAAAAGTAATCCACTGCTGCTGCGGGCGATCAATGAATCCTTAAACCGCATCCCGCTCGCCAGCCGTATTGGCATTGCCAATCGCTGGGGATTAACCAGCGACAATGTGATTAAAGCCAATCCGCTCGCACTCACGGCGGAAGAGCAGAACTGGCTGCGCACCCATCCGGAAATCACCGTGCTGTTCAACGCCACCACGGCGCCCAACGCTTTTATCAATAAAGAGGGCAAGCTCAACGGTGTGGTGGTGGACTTGATGAATACGCTGGCGTCCCGCTATGGCATGAAGTTTAACTTCATCGCGGCACACGGGCGCGCCGAAATGATCCGCTTGGGTCAGCAACATCCGGATGCGCTCTACGCGGTGGTGCCGATGACGGCAGATTACCAAACCACCTGGAATGTACTGACCACTCGTCCCTATCTGATGACGCCGGTGGTGCTGATGGTTAATGCCACCTCGCCCACCCTCAGCAGCTTGACGGCGATGCGCGGGCGCAAAATTGCGGTAACGCAGTTCAATCCGATAACGCCGTGGCTGCAGCAGCACTATCCCGATATCGCCATCGTGACCAATCCTTCGGTGGAGATGGGTTACGCGATGATGAAAAAAGGGGAAGTCGACGGCGTGGTGACCACCCAGTTTGACGCGAATTATCTGCTCGCCTCTGATCCCGAGCGCGGCTTCAAAATTGGTATTCGTTTAGGCGATGACATCGCCCGAATTGCCATGGCCGCTAACCCTGATAATCCGCTGCTGGTCAGTATCATGAACAAAGCGCTGCTGGATCTACCGCCTGAATCATTGCAGCGCATTAATGCGCACTGGCAACCGAAAAACAACGTGCTGCGCCAGCCATCGTGGCGCGACTGGCAGGGTGTGATTGTGAAAGTGGCGGCGTGCATTGTGCTGGTGGTTGCGCTGCTGCTGCTGTGGACCCGTCACATTCACCGCATCAGCCGGCAGCGTGAAAGCGCGCGGCGTGCCCTTGCCGATCAGCTCGCGTTTGTGCGCACGCTCATCGATGCCTCACCGATTGCGCTGTACGTGATGGATCGTGAAAAGCGCCTGGTGCACTCCAACCCGGCATTACGTCAGGCATTGAACGCGGGAGAGGATAAGACGCTCGCGGAGTATTTACTGGAAAGTGACCATCTGGATGAACAGGTTAAGGATCGTCTGCGAACCATCATTAAACGGGTAATGACCGATGGCGTGCCGGAAGTTTACGAAGGCCCGCTGAAGTTAAATAACGCCATCTGCTTTGTTCACCACTGGATTGTGCCGTGGCGTGACACCAACAACGAGGTGGTGGGCGTGATTGGCGGCTGGCTCGACATCAGCGAAAAAGAGAAGCTGGTGAATGACCTGCGCAGCGCCAAAGACGAAGCCGATTTGGCTAACCAGTCGAAGAGTGTGTTCCTCTCCAGTATGAGCCATGAAATTCGCACGCCGATGAATGCGATTATTGGGCTGCTTGAGCTGGAGGTGAATGAGCATCAGCAGCAGGGCATCAACAACGAGAACGTGCGCGTGGCCTGGGAATCGGCCAAGTCACTGCTGCTGTTGATTGGCGATATTCTTGATCTGTCGAAGATTGAGTCGGGCACCTATGAGCTGCGTCCGAGCTGTATTGATGTGCCGCAGCTGGTCAGCAGCGTGGTCAATCTGTTTGAGAATCGCGCGCGCGAAAAAGACCTGGAACTGACGCTGGAAGTCGAACTGGAACATACAACCTATCTGCTTGATCCGCTGATGATTAATCAGCTGGTTTCCAATCTGGTCAGTAACGCTATCAAATTCACCGACAGCGGCAGCGTGACGGTAAGCGTTTATCAATCTCAGGAGGTTAATGACGGGCGCAGCGATCTGGTGATCGATGTGACCGACACCGGACCAGGATTGACCAGCGAACAGCAGGAACGCATTTTTGCTCCGTTTGTTCAGGTTGAAGGACGCAAAGCGCGGCTCGGCACCGGACTGGGCTTGAGTATCTGTCGACGCTTAGCGGAGTTAATGGGCGGTGAACTGCAGGTTGAAAGCGAACCCGGCGAGGGCGCGAGTTTCCTGTTTTACTTCTCCGCTGAGGCCTGCGCCGCAGAAACCATCGCGCTAAGCGCCGACGATGACGAGCGCTCGATGCATGTGCTGATTGTTGACGATCATAGCCCCAATCGCCTGCTGCTAACCCAGCAGCTGGAGATGATGGGCCACCAGGTAATAGCCGCCGAGAGTGGCGAGCAGGCGCTTGAAATCCTGCATTCTGGCGTGGCGGTCGATCTCATCACCACCGATGTCACAATGCCTGGCATGGATGGTTTTGAACTGACGCGCCATATTCGCCAGTTGGAGCTGCAGCACAATAAAGCGCCCAAGCCAATTCTGGGACTGACTGCGCATGCGCAATCCAGCGTGGTGGATAAATGCCGCGAAGCCGGCATGAACGAATGTCTCTTTAAGCCCGTGCGCAGCGCACAATTACATGACGCGGTGAATCGATTAATGGGTCGCAGCGCATTCACCCCGGTCAAAGATATTATCTCCGACGATCAGAAACGTCTGCAGGCATTAAAGTTTTTACACGAAGAAGTTATTCGCACCAATCGCAGCGATCTGCACAAATTGACAAAAATGGTGGAGAGCGGTGATCGTTTGCAAATAGCCAAAATGGCGCACCGATTACTCGGAGGTGCACGAATTATGCAGAGAAATGAACTGGAAGAAGCCTGTGCCCTGCTGGAAAATATCAGTCAGGACGAAAGTTGCACTATTAGTGATTTTCGTGAAGCATTAATAGCGATCACAGAGAGAGTGGATGAACTTGAACGTCAGTTAACCGCTGACGGAGAGTAA
- a CDS encoding response regulator transcription factor, protein MTTISVVETNPLIRRGLKRILTERGYNIAVIAETLDEMLFSNINHKPQILILEPLFQDQLAYEKLELLRSYNPKLKTLILSISESYYHIQQSLQMGIEGYVCKSWPLETLFESIEEIEEGKHAYSKEQFQHKDKYPNDARILSSLTRREFQVLRMFGAGKSIKTISQEMNLSNKTISTYKVKMMQKMATNNVIDIVDLARRNFLF, encoded by the coding sequence ATGACCACTATTTCTGTAGTTGAAACGAACCCGCTTATACGTCGCGGATTAAAACGTATTTTAACCGAACGCGGTTATAACATTGCTGTTATCGCCGAAACGTTAGATGAGATGCTGTTTAGCAACATTAATCACAAACCGCAGATCCTTATCCTGGAGCCGTTATTTCAGGATCAGTTAGCCTATGAAAAACTGGAGCTGCTGCGCAGTTACAACCCAAAACTTAAAACATTAATTCTATCTATTTCAGAGAGTTACTATCATATTCAGCAAAGCCTGCAGATGGGCATTGAAGGCTATGTGTGTAAATCCTGGCCGTTAGAGACGTTATTTGAGTCCATTGAGGAGATTGAAGAGGGTAAACACGCTTACTCTAAAGAGCAGTTCCAGCACAAAGATAAATATCCGAATGATGCCCGTATTTTATCCTCGCTTACCCGCCGCGAGTTTCAGGTGTTACGGATGTTTGGCGCTGGAAAGTCGATTAAGACTATCTCTCAGGAAATGAACCTGAGTAATAAAACCATCAGTACCTATAAAGTGAAAATGATGCAAAAAATGGCGACCAATAACGTCATTGATATTGTTGACCTGGCACGTAGAAATTTTCTTTTTTAG
- a CDS encoding OmpA family protein: MTIFKSSALVLALSGALFAAAPGTAAPAATAFAGNYQPVAKVAASQAQIVFYREADQHAGSANVYVDGEFQAALLPQGFTTFCVAPGTHSLGAFVKDAPMYAGKRSQPFRANLSGGETYFVKVGDGLSGMPQSVTRSDAERAMKAMRQQAHTLSRASTVEACQYIGVAEKQYKDYSLSSDVLFAFGKSGRADITRNGHTAIRELVQQIRRENTTLRNVQVIGHTDQIGSAAANEALGQRRAETIRLLMVQAGIPARDITAASAGMSEPLVHDCYGSKAEQIACYAPNRRVAIRVDGSSEVQE; the protein is encoded by the coding sequence ATGACTATTTTTAAATCTTCAGCCCTTGTTCTGGCACTAAGCGGCGCGCTGTTTGCTGCAGCACCAGGCACGGCCGCGCCAGCAGCCACCGCGTTTGCCGGCAACTATCAGCCGGTGGCCAAAGTGGCGGCATCGCAGGCGCAGATCGTCTTCTACCGTGAAGCCGACCAGCACGCCGGCAGCGCCAACGTTTACGTTGACGGCGAATTCCAGGCGGCGCTGCTGCCCCAGGGCTTCACCACCTTCTGCGTGGCACCGGGCACCCACAGCCTCGGCGCGTTCGTTAAAGACGCACCGATGTACGCCGGTAAGCGCAGTCAGCCGTTCCGCGCTAACCTGTCGGGCGGCGAAACTTACTTCGTCAAAGTGGGTGACGGCCTGAGCGGTATGCCGCAGTCGGTGACGCGCAGCGACGCCGAGCGCGCCATGAAAGCCATGCGCCAGCAGGCGCACACGCTGTCTCGTGCCTCTACCGTCGAAGCCTGCCAGTACATCGGCGTGGCGGAGAAGCAGTATAAGGATTACTCGCTCTCCAGTGACGTGCTGTTTGCTTTCGGTAAATCTGGCCGTGCGGATATCACCCGCAACGGCCACACCGCGATTCGTGAGCTGGTGCAGCAGATCCGCCGTGAAAACACCACGCTTCGCAACGTGCAGGTGATCGGCCACACCGACCAGATCGGTTCCGCCGCCGCCAACGAAGCGCTGGGTCAGCGCCGTGCGGAAACCATTCGTCTGCTGATGGTGCAGGCCGGCATTCCGGCGCGTGACATCACCGCCGCCAGCGCCGGCATGAGCGAGCCGCTGGTGCACGACTGCTACGGCAGCAAAGCCGAGCAGATCGCCTGCTACGCACCTAACCGCCGCGTGGCCATCCGCGTAGACGGCAGCAGCGAAGTGCAGGAGTAA
- a CDS encoding ASCH domain-containing protein — translation MRVLLSIKPEFAESILAGEKRFEFRKSIFRNKEVKTVVIYATMPVGKVIGEFDIGTILAREPGELWQETKKYAGITRAFFDAYFMKRATGFAIEIKNPKRYTEPLTLSEMVPGAVPPQSFRYI, via the coding sequence ATGCGAGTCTTATTGTCAATTAAACCTGAGTTTGCTGAGTCGATTCTTGCTGGTGAGAAACGCTTTGAATTCAGGAAATCGATCTTCAGAAACAAAGAGGTTAAGACCGTAGTCATTTATGCCACCATGCCGGTAGGTAAGGTGATTGGTGAGTTTGACATCGGCACTATTCTGGCGCGTGAACCGGGTGAGTTATGGCAGGAAACTAAAAAGTATGCGGGCATTACGCGCGCGTTCTTTGATGCTTACTTCATGAAAAGAGCGACGGGTTTTGCAATTGAAATCAAAAATCCCAAGCGCTACACCGAGCCGTTAACCTTATCTGAAATGGTGCCGGGGGCGGTACCGCCACAATCCTTCCGCTATATCTGA